The Candidatus Cloacimonadota bacterium DNA window CAGACTGCTCGTAGTTTCCCACGCTGGTGTAACCCCAACTGTTCTGTGAGATACAAGCGCCGTTGTCGGCAGCATAGATCGGAGCCTGCTCAAAACCGTCGCCTCCTGATGTGGGATCGAAAACCTGGGTGCTCATCAGCCTTACGCCGTTGCCGGTTCCGGAGCCGCCAGCAATGCCGGAGACGCCTACACCGTTGTTTGTAACAGCCGCCACGGTTCCCGCCACATGGCAGCCGTGGTCTCCCCCGACGATATTGGAAGTGCTCTGGTAGAAGTTATAGCCATACACATCATCCACATAGCCGTTGTTGTCGTCGTCAATGCCGTTTCCGGCGATTTCGCCGGGATTGATCCACATATTGGCAGCCAAATCCGGATGGTCGTACTGGACTCCCTGGTCCTGGATGCAGACCACCACATCGCTGTGGCCTTTTTCGATGTCCCAGGCTTCAGGCAGGTCGATGTCGGCATCCGCCGTTCCGCCGGTCTGGCCGGTGTTGTGGTAATGCCACTGTTCACCATAGCGCGGGTCGTTCGGGGTCCAGCGAACAAGATTATCCGCGATGGTGGAAACTTCACCCTGGTTCACGCTGAACAGGGTTTTCTTGTATTCAGGTTCAGCCCACTGGACGTCTTTGGCCAGATTCCGGTAGGCCATAACGATTTCGCGGATGTCAGCTTCGCTGTCATACTCCAGCTCAAACCAGAGGTGCAGGCCCCATTCAACGTGGCGCCAGCCCCATTTGAGGTTTTTGTTCACGTCGCCGAAGACGGGACTGATCTTTTTCACCCCGTATTGAAGGTTGAGGGCATCCAGTTCCTCGAGGCCGAAGCTGGCGAGGGCGCCGTCCTGATACTGAAAGCTTTGCGCCAGCGCGGAATTGGCCTCGCTGAGCTTGATTCTGATGTGGCCTTG harbors:
- a CDS encoding S8 family serine peptidase, whose amino-acid sequence is MHRLKTLLTVLLVIFGTLGLAAAPRFGERPFIDIYQVPDSAMEQGHIRIKLSEANSALAQSFQYQDGALASFGLEELDALNLQYGVKKISPVFGDVNKNLKWGWRHVEWGLHLWFELEYDSEADIREIVMAYRNLAKDVQWAEPEYKKTLFSVNQGEVSTIADNLVRWTPNDPRYGEQWHYHNTGQTGGTADADIDLPEAWDIEKGHSDVVVCIQDQGVQYDHPDLAANMWINPGEIAGNGIDDDNNGYVDDVYGYNFYQSTSNIVGGDHGCHVAGTVAAVTNNGVGVSGIAGGSGTGNGVRLMSTQVFDPTSGGDGFEQAPIYAADNGACISQNSWGYTSVGNYEQS